The Thunnus albacares chromosome 11, fThuAlb1.1, whole genome shotgun sequence genome contains a region encoding:
- the LOC122992841 gene encoding obscurin-like protein 1 isoform X4 — MDVFGGAPRFLAYPRPVMVQSGTDAVLKCQIGGDPRPAVIWERNNEKIDPQGRYRVFEDGNVYNLIISAVTTEDSGQYICKAKNSIGETYAAATLKVEGEAQEMELREENKPRFLIKPLSTRVGRGEDAVFSCKLWGSPRPEVVWEKDGRKLNEIFESTHFSVGYQDGGWFQLKIFKTRAPDGGVYTCKARNEFGEALAGAVLLVDAGPGHEDEGNRNGYTNGHWKTHQGKQRSGRQVPNRLKDDPLTKSTKVKMFAVTEGKHAKFRCFVTGKPKPEIIWRKDGRLILSGRRYLLYEDREGYFTLKVLYCKQKDNGVYVCAASNTAGQTLSAVHLSVKEPPVRFKQPLIDLEVWERDLAVLECEVPEDSVPITWYLEDRRLQPGAKYGMEEWGTKRRLTIRDIGVDDDGIYLCEMPDGGRSIAEVAVKGTILRKLPRKVDVLEGENAAFCVEVEKEEMDIHWYKDGVELRETHKTILKSFGRTHILVFVNTMPQDSGLVIFLVGRSKTSSQLRVKAARHCPPSCPVGVQINTERANAALLSWVPAQDSRKNPPSGYVLERQEVGTGSQEWLQCLTTDSATSVEILGDSVPCEADYRFRICSVNKYGKSNNVEFPRAVHLVPVARIQAPLQDALVPEGQDALFSIELSASVIGTWFLNGTQLQEDERYSMRRTRTHQSLRMRGVRDTDNGAEITFIAYGIRDSAALYIQAPLVKFSPLSEMDRNKFVEIGNPIVLYCELSDPAAPVHWYKNGTELQTIEGLHIQSEGTMRRIVIQSAEFSHSGVYCCDAIDDVIRFNVEVEAPPVRFSAIPDAERNKTIQRHCPIILQCELSDPSAQVHWYKDGSKLHPQSGVDILTDGLVRKLVVQSADFFHSGLYCCKTKGDTITFSVDIKAPPVKFSAIPEEMRTKSIEAGCPLVLQCVVSDPEADVCWYKDEMQLVSNSGLEIHSEGNTRTIVVQSAELCHSGVYRCTTLDDTMDFQVEIKAASLPLSPSPEVVEKQSLEATCPTEPTSEISDTAVQVSWQRDKEHNCNREPDFEMERIKKTLVIEPTHPSNSGAYYCATADDVAQLIVKNQVPSVTYLLGPGVEKTKSAEEHCPIVQQFEISDPIAKACWYKDGTQIYPKGEADCESQSSSQALPLQSHHLSGDRSFGCETSGDAQSNVVKAEQCHYGDEIGEIADASAQYTVDVKATPPRLSSDQEKNKSTEEAYPVDVERISSKRNSGIFGSKRGDIQTYEEHSREMTAPQSTYEYTTDWITSKQPNELSDNQQMINAKSPVYCNSVQPTIMKSDTQHDNKQSTESQGEEFIYYIQHAETPSEQLVTSLKTTVQSDEFCNILQTATVESEESNVKTITAQSEELHSSVQMGAVLSEQCNPLQTSTAQSGHLTNHLQISTFKSDELCDSVKTATLQSEESFKSLQSGTLQSEEPFKSLQSATGQTEELHNSTQMPAILSGKLLDCLQTENVHSEELFNSLRTAKDQSEELSRPLQTSTVQSEKLCDFPDTASLQSVGLHNSQKAETIQPGGQYNILQSAFVRLDDLYHTGQAVPNQSEVSMQATTVQADCHHMMEATQDQVDSTLNSGQKSTTQFSEPNHVKQASTVQSEEIYLSRMYDSHWNDYVTANKVAVEGDLNAPPVRITTLCEAERNKSVEVDEPIVLRCEISDPNAQVTWYKDGIKLHEAAGQDMLEEGSIRTLAFQSATLSHAGIYSCKTTDDAMQFHVDVKAPLLKLSAISEADQKKTVMAGCPIALQCELSDPAGQVSWYKDGTELLPQNGVDIQSEGNVRSLVVPSAERAHSGIYRCESKDDDIQFDVEVKALPVKFSELQETDRNKSVQEGCPIVLSCELSHDSSAHVDWYKDGMKLLQQNNVEIQSDGLTRSLVIHSAESIHSGSYECSTADDTITFKVDVQGRSPQIMPIPLSEKHKVVAIGFPIVLQCEVSDPVAQVSWFKEEVELFCKTGLDMKRDGSLRKLIINSAKVSDSGFYSCNLADDVVTFHVDIQATPVRFSTLPEVARNKFVEAGCPIKLQCEVSEPTAQVYWQKDGEQLFPKCEYEIQTKEKQRALVIKSAEVRHSGVYSCEAADDHIEFKVDVAAPPVTFADIPEEDLFKSVVEQEQLALSCEVTRADGVVQWYKDGTEIQPSNNITIQAEDTQRNLTIHSAELSDSGTYTCRAGDNILMFKVNIREPPVMIIYPKEDVHLDRHVPEEIILSCELSRPNGVVSWYKDGQKLQESENIKLKIEGPYRRLKIISSGVEDSGEYVCDTADDSIFFNLSITEPPVRIVSPSQSQMELCQQTSERMVLSCEISRPNAMVRWYRDGLEVEENDNLILEVDGVYRRLIIPETTVKDSAEYVCDTADDSVTFFVNIAEPPVRFVRPRKTASRVEKVVGNTLVLDCEVSRSNAEVTWKKNGEEVEDSRNVTILEDGAMRQLTIHSLTVEDSGQYVCDAKDDVMDFHVKVQDLPVKILGKTDAKTEKQFLVSDDIILVCELSRSNASVSWYKNNQLIDDTERYCSEEQGVFRSLVVLNAGLEDSGEYTCDAVDDKMVFYITVKEPPVKIIGNSGHPEHHILVAGDDLILECEVSRPNATVQWLWNGEILKPDTRVKIDSYDVVRKLVLSGLQPSDSGKYICDATDDKLTTIVEVQEAPVMFVNKEVNNNISAYENENVTLCAIVSREGVNVRWLKDGQLLNEDNIHISSEGNTHKLTINPLQLSDSGEYVCHINTDEMYFSLLVKEMKVKFIKQLENIVALKGSGLTLRCEINKPKGDVQWLKDGQEISPSRRHTIRAQGRERTFTIHELVDEDAGEYACESTGDRTSAIVTLETPRVVEFIAELRSITVCEGEDAIFKCVVSPEDTRLVWYLNGKQVAQNEHTVISSNGLCHMLCIHNCTVSDSSKVTADAEGLVSEAELQVQEQQVLFTKKMTPVIAEEYNEATLEVEVSVDTGEVQWMRQGVLIHPGAKYTLKHKGRKHSLTIHKLTMSDRGIYSCETLHDRTQAQLTVEPRKITIKRGLTDIKTTERETASFEVELSHPNVPGTWTRNGIQLKPTNHFRMTAKGQVHSLTISNLSVEDTGTFMFCVENLKTSARLAVKEPPVTIFRKLEDQKFPEGAIASIECELSRHNVNVKWMKNGVELKPGKDLRIYAMGRKRFLQIMKCHVSDSGTYTCDAGDVTTSCTVEVYERELLIVQGLEDLAIQEDQNAVFVCEISVEDVPGEWYKNGEKIQPTSTIKIRQEGTKHFLLMCNVRAEDSGEIKFVARHVESVTYLEVEELPVSIVKPLQDKTALEKSRVILDCTVSNPRCSIRWYKGSNVILPSERFEICSEGGYRKLIIQQVVLEDEGTYSVQVGEYSCSAKLTVEAQSLLMVRDLKDVEVVAPDEACFECEVSVPVLKSPVWSLKGEPLQPSSRVRLEKMGTVHRLTLRQTSPDMSGVVEFTSGKAKSTAQLRVLSK, encoded by the exons ATGGATGTGTTTGGTGGTGCACCACGTTTCTTGGCCTACCCAAGACCTGTGATGGTACAAAGTGGGACTGATGCAGTCCTAAAGTGTCAAATTGGTGGTGATCCAAGACCTGCTGTTATTTGGGAGCGAAACAATGAAAAGATTGACCCTCAAGGACGATATAGGGTTTTCGAGGATGGAAATGTTTACAATCTCATAATTTCAGCTGTGACCACAGAGGATAGTGGTCAGTACATATGCAAAGCAAAAAACAGCATTGGGGAAACATACGCAGCTGCCACACTGAAGGTGGAAGGTGAGGCACAAGAGATGGAGTTACGAGAGGAAAATAAGCCACGATTCCTCATCAAGCCCCTCTCCACTCGTGTCGGCCGTGGGGAAGATGCTGTCTTCTCTTGTAAGCTCTGGGGAAGCCCACGACCAGAGGTTGTCTGGGAAAAAGATGGCAGGAAACTCAATGAAATATTTGAAAGCACACATTTCAGTGTGGGCTATCAGGACGGTGGCTGGTTCCAGCTAAAGATCTTTAAGACTCGTGCACCAGATGGTGGTGTATATACATGCAAGGCCAGGAATGAGTTTGGGGAAGCATTAGCAGGAGCTGTGCTGCTCGTTGATGCTGGCCCAGGACACGAGGACGAAGGAAATCGTAATGGCTACACAAATGGCCACTGGAAAACTCACCAGGGAAAACAGAGGAGCGGTAGGCAAGTGCCAAACCGGCTCAAAGACGACCCCCTGACCAAGTcaacaaaagtaaaaatgtttgcAGTGACAGAGGGCAAACATGCCAAATTCCGCTGCTTTGTGACTGGAAAACCCAAACCAGAAATCATTTGGAGGAAAGATGGCAGGCTGATACTGTCTGGAAGGCGCTATTTGTTATATGAGGACAGGGAAGGATACTTCACACTCAAAGTTCTGTACTGTAAGCAGAAGGATAATGGAGTTTATGTTTGTGCTGCATCAAATACTGCAGGGCAAACTCTCAGTGCTGTACACCTGTCCGTAAAGG AGCCACCTGTGCGGTTCAAGCAGCCTCTTATTGATCTAGAAGTATGGGAACGAGACTTGGCTGTTCTCGAGTGTGAAGTTCCAGAGGACTCTGTTCCCATCACATGGTATCTGGAGGACAGAAGACTGCAGCCAGGGGCCAAATATGGAATGGAGGAGTGGGGAACAAAACGGCGACTAACCATCCGTGACATTGGAGTTGATGATGATGGGATTTACCTCTGCGAGATGCCTGATGGTGGGAGAAGTATTGCAGAGGTAGCTGTGAAAG GTACAATTTTGCGGAAGCTTCCAAGAAAAGTGGATGTCTTGGAAGGCGAAAATGCTGCCTTTTGTGTTGAagtagaaaaagaagaaatggacATACATTGGTACAAAGATGGTGTAGAGCTGCGTGAAACGCATAAGACCATCCTTAAGTCCTTTGGTCGAACTCACATCCTGGTTTTCGTCAATACAATGCCCCAAGACTCCGGCCTTGTGATTTTCCTTGTAGGCAGATCCAAGACTTCCTCTCAACTAAGAGTGAAAG CCGCCAGACATTGTCCTCCCAGTTGTCCAGTGGGTGTGCAGATCAACACAGAGCGTGCCAATGCAGCTCTTCTCTCATGGGTTCCTGCTCAGGACTCACGAAAGAACCCTCCATCTGGATATGTGCTTGAGCGACAGGAAGTGGGCACTGGCTCACAGGAGTGGCTACAGTGTTTGACCACTGACTCTGCAACCTCTGTGGAGATCCTCGGTGACAGCGTACCATGTGAAGCTGATTATCGATTTCGCATTTGCAGTGTAAACAAATATGGAAAGAGCAACAATGTTGAGTTCCCTAGGGCAGTTCACTTGG TTCCAGTGGCCAGAATACAAGCTCCCTTACAGGATGCCTTGGTGCCCGAGGGGCAAGATGCCCTCTTCTCTATTGAGCTCTCTGCTTCTGTTATCGGCACATGGTTCTTAAACGGTACTCAGCTTCAGGAGGACGAACGTTATTCCATGCGGCGGACACGAACACACCAATCTCTTCGCATGAGAGGAGTACGTGATACAGACAACGGAGCTGAGATTACATTTATTGCCTATGGCATTCGGGATTCTGCAGCACTGTACATTCAAG CTCCTCTTGTCAAGTTTTCACCACTGTCAGAAATGGATCGAAACAAATTTGTAGAAATTGGGAACCCCATTGTGCTCTACTGTGAGCTGTCAGACCCTGCAGCTCCAGTGCACTGGTACAAGAATGGGACGGAATTACAAACAATCGAGGGTCTTCATATCCAGTCAGAGGGCACCATGAGAAGAATTGTCATCCAATCAGCAGAGTTCTCACATTCAGGAGTGTATTGCTGTGATGCCATTGATGACGTCATCAGGTTCAATGTGGAAGTAGAGG CCCCACCTGTGAGGTTTTCAGCAATTCCAGATGCTGAGAGGAACAAAACCATCCAAAGACATTGCCCCATTATTTTGCAATGTGAGCTGTCAGATCCCTCTGCTCAGGTGCACTGGTACAAAGATGGGTCAAAGCTTCACCCCCAAAGTGGAGTAGATATTCTAACTGATGGCTTGGTGAGAAAATTGGTTGTCCAATCAGCAGATTTTTTCCACTCTGGGTTGTACTGCTGCAAGACAAAGGGTGACACCATCACGTTCAGTGTGGACATcaaag CTCCACCCGTGAAGTTCTCAGCAATTCCTGAAGAAATGAGGACCAAGTCGATCGAAGCAGGCTGTCCTCTTGTACTCCAGTGTGTGGTGTCAGATCCTGAGGCCGATGTTTGCTGGTACAAGGATGAAATGCAGCTCGTTTCAAACTCTGGATTAGAAATCCACTCAGAGGGAAATACAAGGACTATAGTTGTTCAGTCTGCAGAGCTGTGCCACTCTGGTGTGTACAGATGCACCACACTGGATGATACCATGGACTTTCAAGTGGAGATCAAAG CTGCATCGTTGCCGTTGTCGCCCTCACCGGAGGTTGTGGAGAAGCAGTCACTTGAGGCGACCTGCCCCACTGAACCAACGTCTGAAATCTCAGACACTGCTGTCCAGGTGTCATGGCAGAGGGATAAAGAACATAATTGTAATAGAGAGCCTGATTTTGAAATGGAACGCATCAAGAAGACCCTTGTTATTGAACCAACTCATCCTTCAAATTCTGGAGCATACTATTGTGCAACAGCAGATGATGTTGCCCAATTAATTGTAAAAAATCAAg TGCCATCTGTGACATATCTGCTTGGTCCTGGTGTTGAGAAGACCAAGTCTGCTGAAGAGCACTGCCCAATTGTTCAGCAATTTGAGATTTCAGATCCCATTGCCAAAGCCTGTTGGTACAAAGATGGAACCCAGATCTACCCAAAAGGGGAAGCTGACTGTGAATCACAGAGCAGCAGCCAAGCCTTGCCCCTCCAGTCACATCACTTGTCTGGTGATCGGAGTTTTGGCTGTGAAACATCTGGTGATGCACAGTCAAATGTGGTGAAAG CAGAGCAGTGTCACTATGGTGACGAGATTGGTGAGATAGCTGATGCATCTGCCCAATACACTGTGGATGTCAAAG CTACACCGCCAAGGCTCTCTTCTGACCAAGAGAAGAACAAGTCGACTGAAGAGGCTTATCCTGTTGACGTTGAGCGCATTTCCTCGAAGCGCAATTCTGGCATCTTCGGCAGCAAGAGAGGAGATATTCAGACATATGAAGAACATTCCAGGGAAATGACAGCTCCTCAGTCAACTTATGAATATACGACTGACTGGATTACATCTAAACAGCCAAATGAGCTCTCTGACAATCAACAAATGATAAATGCCAAATCTCCAGTTTACTGTAACTCTGTGCAGCCAACAATAATGAAATCTGACACACAGCATGACAATAAACAGTCCACAGAATCACAAGGTGAGGAATTCATTTACTATATACAGCATGCAGAAACCCCATCTGAACAGCTTGTTACTTCCCTGAAGACAACTGTCCAGTCAGATGAGTTTTGTAATATTCTACAAACTGCAACTGTTGAATCTGAGGAATCTAATGTCAAGACTATAACTGCCCAATCAGAAGAGCTACATAGCTCAGTACAGATGGGGGCTGTCCTATCAGAGCAATGCAATCCCCTACAAACTTCAACTGCCCAATCAGGGCACCTTACTAACCACTTACAGATTTCAACATTCAAATCAGATGAGTTATGTGACTCTGTAAAAACTGCAACTCTCCAGTCAGAGGAGTCCTTTAAATCCTTACAGTCTGGAACTCTCCAGTCAGAGGAGCCTTTTAAATCCTTACAGTCTGCAACGGGCCAAACAGAGGAGCTCCACAACTCCACGCAGATGCCAGCTATCCTGTCAGGGAAGCTTCTTGATTGCTTACAGACTGAAAATGTCCATTCAGAGGAGCTCTTTAACTCCTTACGGACTGCAAAAGACCAGTCTGAGGAGTTAAGCAGACCCCTACAGACATCAACTGTCCAGTCAGAGAAACTTTGTGACTTCCCTGACACTGCATCCCTTCAATCAGTGGGATTGCATAACTCTCAAAAGGCAGAAACTATCCAACCAGGTGGGCAATACAACATTCTACAGTCTGCATTTGTCAGATTGGATGACCTCTATCACACAGGACAGGCAGTGCCTAACCAATCAGAGGTGTCAATGCAGGCAACAACAGTCCAAGCAGATTGTCATCACATGATGGAGGCAACACAAGACCAAGTAGACAGCACACTTAACTCTGGGCAAAAATCCACTACCCAGTTTTCAGAGCCTAACCATGTCAAGCAGGCATCTACTGTCCAATCAGAAGAGATCTATCTATCAAGGATGTATGACAGTCACTGGAATGACTATGTCACTGCAAATAAGGTGGCTGTTGAAGGTGATTTAAATG CTCCACCTGTGAGAATTACAACTCTTTGTGAGGCTGAGAGGAACAAGTCTGTTGAAGTTGATGAACCCATAGTGCTGCGATGTGAAATATCAGATCCTAACGCTCAAGTTACTTGGTACAAGGATGGAATAAAACTACATGAAGCAGCTGGGCAAGACATGCTGGAAGAGGGTTCCATAAGAACACTGGCTTTCCAGTCAGCAACGCTGTCTCATGCAGGGATTTACAGCTGCAAGACAACAGATGATGCAATGCAGTTTCATGTGGATGTTAAAG CTCCACTTCTGAAGTTGTCAGCTATATCTGAGGCTGACCAGAAAAAGACAGTCATGGCAGGCTGTCCCATTGCTCTACAATGTGAGCTGTCAGACCCCGCTGGACAAGTCAGTTGGTACAAAGATGGAACAGAGCTCCTACCTCAAAACGGAGTAGACATCCAGTCAGAGGGCAATGTGAGGAGTCTAGTTGTCCCATCAGCAGAGCGGGCTCACTCTGGCATATACCGTTGTGAGTCAAAGGATGATGACATCCAGTTCGATGTGGAAGTAAAAG CTCTACCTGTGAAGTTCTCAGAGCTTCAAGAGACGGACAGGAACAAGTCCGTCCAAGAAGGCTGTCCCATTGTCCTCAGCTGTGAACTCTCTCATGATTCTTCTGCTCATGTCGACTGGTACAAGGATGGGATGAAACTcctacaacaaaacaatgtggaAATACAGTCAGATGGTCTAACAAGATCCCTTGTCATTCATTCAGCTGAAAGCATACATAGCGGTAGCTATGAATGTTCAACAGCAGATGACACCATCACCTTTAAAGTGGATGTACAAG GCCGATCGCCACAGATCATGCCAATCCCACTATCAGAAAAGCACAAGGTGGTTGCAATTGGTTTTCCAATTGTTCTCCAGTGTGAGGTCTCTGACCCTGTTGCTCAGGTTTCCTGGTTCAAAGAAGAGGTGGAACTTTTTTGCAAAACTGGCCTTGATATGAAAAGAGATGGCAGCCTcagaaaattaataattaattctGCTAAGGTCTCTGACTCTGGCTTCTACAGCTGTAACCTCGCTGATGATGTTGTGACATTCCATGTGGACATCCAAG CTACTCCTGTGAGGTTTTCAACACTTCCAGAGGTCGCAAGAAACAAATTTGTTGAAGCAGGCTGCCCAATTAAGCTGCAGTGTGAAGTCTCAGAGCCAACCGCCCAAGTCTATTGGCAGAAGGATGGAGAACAGCTATTTCCAAAGTGTGAATATGAAatccaaacaaaagaaaaacagagagcgCTGGTTATTAAATCAGCAGAAGTCAGACACTCTGGGGTGTACAGCTGTGAGGCCGCAGATGACCATATAGAATTCAAGGTGGATGTTGCAG CGCCTCCAGTAACATTTGCTGATATCCCAGAGGAGGACCTTTTCAAGAGTGTTGTGGAACAAGAACAGCTTGCCCTGTCATGCGAAGTAACAAGGGCTGATGGTGTTGTCCAGTGGTACAAAGATGGAACTGAAATCCAACCAAGCAACAATATTACAATCCAAGCAGAGGACACTCAAAGAAATCTGACAATCCATTCAGCTGAACTGTCAGATTCAGGCACATACACATGCCGTGCAGGagacaacattttaatgttcaaGGTTAATATACGAg AACCTCCGGTGATGATAATCTACCCCAAGGAGGATGTCCACCTCGACCGTCACGTTCCTGAGGAAATCATTCTGAGTTGTGAACTGTCTCGTCCAAACGGTGTTGTGAGCTGGTACAAAGATGGCCAAAAGCTGCAGGAGAGTGAGAACATCAAGCTCAAGATTGAAGGCCCTTATCGACGACTGAAGATTATTTCCAGTGGTGTGGAAGATTCTGGAGAATACGTCTGTGATACAGCTGATGATTCAATATTCTTTAACCTTAGTATTACAG AACCTCCGGTGCGGATTGTATCCCCAAGTCAATCACAAATGGAACTGTGCCAGCAAACGTCCGAGAGGATGGTACTGAGCTGTGAGATCTCACGGCCTAATGCAATGGTACGCTGGTATAGAGACGGACTTGAAGTGGAGGAGAATGACAACCTTATTCTAGAGGTGGATGGTGTCTACAGAAGACTTATTATACCGGAAACTACAGTCAAAGATTCCGCCGAATATGTCTGTGATACAGCAGATGACTCAGTGACATTCTTTGTAAACATAGCAG AGCCTCCTGTTCGCTTTGTACGTCCACGGAAGACAGCAAGTAGAGTAGAAAAAGTGGTTGGGAATACTCTGGTTCTAGACTGTGAGGTTTCAAGATCAAATGCTGAGGTCACCTGGAAGAAGAATGGAGAAGAGGTAGAGGACTCCAGAAATGTCACCATCCTTGAAGATGGTGCCATGCGTCAATTGACCATTCACTCACTGACAGTTGAAGATTCTGGGCAATATGTCTGTGATGCAAAGGATGATGTGATGGACTTCCATGTAAAAGTGCAAG ATTTGCCTGTGAAAATTCTCGGAAAAACTGACGCAAAAACAGAGAAGCAGTTCTTAGTATCTGATGACATTATTCTTGTGTGTGAACTATCAAGATCCAATGCGTCAGTCAGTTGGTACAAAAATAACCAGCTAATTGATGACACCGAGCGATACTGTAGTGAGGAGCAAGGTGTTTTCCGGTCACTGGTTGTCCTAAATGCTGGGCTCGAAGATTCGGGAGAGTACACCTGTGATGCAGTGGATGATAAAATGGTCTTCTATATCACTGTCAAAG AGCCTCCAGTAAAGATCATTGGAAATTCAGGCCACCCAGAGCATCATATCCTGGTAGCAGGGGATGACCTTATTTTGGAGTGTGAGGTGTCTAGGCCAAACGCCACCGTTCAGTGGTTATGGAATGGCGAGATACTGAAACCAGACACTCGTGTAAAAATTGACAGCTATGACGTTGTTAGGAAGCTTGTTCTCTCTGGACTTCAGCCCTCAGACTctggaaaatacatttgtgatgCCACCGATGACAAACTGACAACGATAGTCGAGGTCCAAG AAGCACCTGTCATGTTTGTGAATAAAGAAGTAAATAATAACATCTCAGCATATGAAAATGAGAATGTTACACTGTGTGCCATTGTGAGCCGAGAAGGAGTTAATGTTCGGTGGCTGAAAGATGGCCAACTATTGAACGAGGACAACATTCACATCTCCAGTGAGGGTAACACCCACAAGCTCACCATTAATCCCCTGCAGCTGTCAGATTCTGGAGAATATGTCTgtcacataaacacagatgaGATGTATTTCAGTCTTTTAGTCAAAG AAATGAAGGTGAAATTTATCAAACAACTGGAGAACATTGTGGCTCTGAAGGGCAGCGGCCTTACATTACGATGTGAGATCAACAAGCCCAAAGGAGATGTCCAGTGGCTAAAAGATGGCCAGGAGATCTCTCCAAGCCGTCGGCACACAATACGGGCACAAGGTCGAGAGCGAACCTTTACCATCCATGAACTAGTGGATGAAGATGCTGGAGAATATGCCTGTGAATCCACAGGTGACAGAACCTCAGCTATTGTCACTTTAGAAA CTCCCCGTGTCGTTGAGTTCATAGCGGAGCTTCGTAGCATCACGGTCTGTGAAGGAGAAGATGCAATATTTAAGTGTGTGGTTTCACCAGAGGACACTCGCTTGGTGTGGTACTTAAATGGCAAACAAGTAGCTCAGAATGAGCACACTGTCATTTCAAGCAACGGACTATGCCACATGCTCTGCATCCACAACTGCACGGTTTCAGATAGCAGCAAAGTGACAGCTGATGCAGAGGGGTTGGTATCAGAGGCAGAACTCCAGGTTCAAG AACAACAGGTGTTGTTCACCAAGAAAATGACACCAGTTATAGCTGAAGAGTACAATGAGGCAACCCTAGAGGTGGAGGTGAGTGTGGATACGGGTGAGGTGCAGTGGATGAGGCAAGGGGTGCTGATCCACCCCGGAGCCAAGTATACCCTGAAACACAAGGGCCGAAAACACAGTCTCACCATCCACAAACTCACCATGTCTGACCGGGGCATCTACAGCTGTGAAACCCTCCATGACCGCACGCAAGCCCAGCTCACAGTGGAAC CTCGAAAAATCACAATCAAGAGGGGGTTGACTGACATAAAAACCACGGAGAGAGAAACAGCCTCGTTTGAGGTGGAACTGTCCCATCCCAATGTCCCGGGCACCTGGACGAGAAACGGAATTCAGCTTAAGCCGACGAATCACTTCCGCATGACTGCCAAAGGACAAGTCCACAGCCTTACTATCTCCAACCTATCAGTAGAAGACACTGGCACCTTCATGTTCTGTGTAGAGAATCTGAAAACATCTGCAAGGCTTGCCGTCAAGG AGCCCCCAGTGACAATTTTCAGAAAACTGGAGGACCAGAAATTCCCTGAGGGGGCAATAGCCTCTATTGAGTGTGAGCTGTCAAGACACAATGTCAACGTGAAATGGATGAAG aaTGGGGTTGAGTTGAAGCCAGGCAAGGACTTGCGCATTTATGCAATGGGACGGAAGCGTTTTCTTCAGATCATGAAATGTCATGTCAGTGATTCTGGCACGTACACCTGTGATGCTGGAGATGTGACTACATCCTGCACTGTGGAGGTCTATG